The following proteins come from a genomic window of Nostoc sp. ATCC 53789:
- a CDS encoding DUF58 domain-containing protein gives MLPSKRVYMLIVLGIAIAPILYLFFSIKAAIAIIVLFDAIILGLMVADGLQVRRSRVQITRELPSRLSIGRDNPVILKVTSPNTNALIEICDYYPTGFGVSAPTHRAIIPSNTTQELTYTVNPKQRGEFPWGNIQVRQLGIWGLAWDDWQISHSLPVKVYPDLVGLRSLTIRLTLQSSGSMRQSRKTGIGTEFAELRNYRTGDDLRFIDWKATARRVGAYGNATPLVRVLEPEQEQTLLILLDRGRLMTAKVQNLQRFDWGLNATLSLALAGLHRGDRVGVGVFDRQMHTWIPPERGQHHLNQLIDRLTPIQPVLFESDYLGAVTNVLQRQTRRALVVVITDLVDVTASTELLAALSKLAPRYLPFCVTLRDPQVDHLAHTFTDNVTEAYARAVSLDLLMQRQVAFAQLKQKGVLVLDAPANQIADQVVERYLQLKARNQL, from the coding sequence ATGCTTCCTTCCAAACGAGTTTATATGTTGATAGTTTTAGGTATAGCGATCGCCCCGATCCTATACCTTTTTTTCAGCATTAAAGCAGCGATCGCTATCATTGTGCTATTTGATGCCATAATTCTTGGATTGATGGTTGCAGATGGCTTGCAGGTGCGGCGTTCTCGCGTGCAAATTACCCGCGAATTACCGTCCCGGTTATCCATTGGGCGCGATAATCCGGTAATCCTAAAAGTAACATCGCCAAATACCAACGCCTTAATTGAAATCTGCGATTACTACCCAACAGGGTTTGGTGTATCAGCGCCCACACACCGAGCGATTATTCCCAGTAATACCACTCAGGAATTGACATATACCGTCAACCCAAAACAGCGCGGCGAGTTTCCTTGGGGAAATATTCAAGTTCGACAATTGGGAATTTGGGGATTAGCTTGGGATGATTGGCAAATTTCCCACAGTCTGCCAGTGAAAGTTTATCCTGATTTAGTGGGATTGCGATCGCTCACAATTCGTTTAACATTGCAATCATCAGGGTCAATGCGCCAATCTCGCAAAACTGGTATTGGTACAGAGTTTGCCGAACTACGCAATTATCGCACTGGTGACGATTTACGCTTTATTGATTGGAAAGCTACCGCCCGTCGGGTTGGTGCTTATGGGAATGCAACGCCACTGGTAAGGGTTTTAGAACCAGAACAAGAACAAACTTTACTAATCTTGCTCGATCGCGGACGGTTGATGACTGCAAAGGTGCAGAACTTGCAGCGATTTGACTGGGGTTTGAATGCAACCTTATCCTTAGCATTGGCGGGGTTACATCGAGGCGATCGCGTGGGTGTTGGTGTATTTGACCGCCAGATGCACACATGGATTCCCCCAGAACGCGGTCAACATCATTTAAATCAGCTAATTGATCGCCTCACTCCAATTCAACCAGTATTATTTGAATCTGATTATTTGGGGGCGGTAACAAATGTTTTGCAACGTCAAACTCGCAGGGCGCTTGTAGTCGTAATTACCGACTTAGTTGATGTCACCGCCTCTACAGAACTCCTGGCTGCACTCTCCAAATTAGCGCCTCGCTATTTGCCATTTTGTGTTACTCTCCGAGATCCACAAGTTGACCATTTGGCACATACTTTTACAGATAATGTTACAGAAGCTTATGCCCGTGCAGTGTCACTCGATTTATTAATGCAAAGACAAGTCGCATTCGCTCAATTGAAACAAAAAGGTGTATTAGTACTAGATGCACCAGCAAATCAAATTGCCGATCAGGTAGTTGAGCGATATCTGCAATTAAAAGCGCGGAATCAACTTTAA
- a CDS encoding ATP-binding protein: MFNRSRRNLASWFTLTMGSILIGFAAVVYYVEVIDELEELDILLYKKTSVMAANVKSELYNGRRQLDLEHVPLLGSMVEPLPDIGLVYASWYDDQKQLVQFFGTIPSDRLSVLGGFDTIKTNDKVWLRQVTLPVYQDGLLIGYMQAAMPITSIESALAEFRLVLAISVPITLGAIALTGWWLGGLAMQPIRHSYDHLQRFTADASHELRSPLTAIISNAQFGFLSKSTDLEVQRQRFQKIFDIGQSMSILVTNLLFLARSQGQLPTESLKEVDLKSLLVQITNDYVTHQDAQHISLISKLPNNSVTVLGDANLLYQAVVNLVNNACKYTPAGGEVQLHLFTQSHSAVIQVIDNGIGIPKNDLPYIFERFYRVDKKRSRKTGGFGLGLAIAQQIIQSHGGQISLRSVVKKGTTLQIFLPLK, from the coding sequence ATGTTTAACCGTAGCCGTCGCAATCTTGCAAGTTGGTTCACCCTAACAATGGGTAGTATTTTAATTGGGTTTGCGGCGGTAGTTTACTATGTGGAAGTTATAGATGAGTTAGAGGAACTGGATATATTACTGTATAAAAAAACCAGTGTGATGGCGGCGAATGTGAAGTCAGAACTATACAATGGTCGCCGACAGCTAGACTTGGAACATGTCCCATTATTGGGAAGCATGGTAGAACCATTGCCAGATATAGGATTAGTGTATGCAAGTTGGTATGATGACCAAAAGCAACTAGTACAATTTTTTGGTACGATTCCGAGCGATCGCCTTTCGGTATTAGGTGGATTTGATACTATCAAAACCAATGATAAAGTATGGCTGCGTCAGGTAACGTTGCCTGTTTACCAGGATGGTTTATTAATTGGTTATATGCAAGCAGCGATGCCAATCACATCTATTGAAAGTGCTTTAGCTGAATTTCGGCTAGTTTTGGCGATTTCAGTGCCGATTACCTTGGGTGCAATTGCCCTGACTGGTTGGTGGTTGGGAGGGCTAGCGATGCAACCAATTCGTCACAGCTACGATCACCTGCAACGGTTTACAGCTGATGCTTCCCATGAATTGCGATCGCCTTTGACAGCAATTATTAGCAATGCTCAGTTTGGCTTTCTGTCTAAATCTACCGACCTTGAGGTGCAACGTCAACGCTTCCAAAAGATTTTTGATATCGGCCAGTCAATGAGTATTCTGGTGACTAATCTGTTGTTTCTAGCACGTTCTCAAGGTCAATTACCCACCGAATCGCTAAAAGAAGTTGACCTCAAGAGTTTACTTGTGCAGATAACAAATGATTATGTCACACACCAAGATGCACAACATATTAGTTTAATTTCTAAATTACCTAATAACAGTGTAACTGTGCTTGGTGATGCTAACTTGCTTTATCAAGCAGTTGTAAATTTAGTTAATAATGCTTGTAAATATACTCCTGCTGGAGGAGAAGTGCAGTTGCACTTATTTACTCAGTCTCATTCTGCTGTAATTCAAGTTATAGATAATGGGATTGGGATTCCCAAAAATGATTTGCCATATATATTTGAGCGATTTTATCGGGTAGATAAGAAACGCTCTCGCAAAACTGGAGGATTCGGTTTAGGGTTAGCGATTGCTCAACAAATAATTCAATCTCATGGGGGACAGATTAGTCTCAGAAGTGTAGTAAAAAAAGGGACGACTTTACAAATTTTTCTACCTTTAAAGTAA
- a CDS encoding nitrate ABC transporter ATP-binding protein (This model describes the ATP binding subunits of ATP-binding cassette (ABC) transporters for nitrate transport, or for bicarbonate transport, in bacteria and archaea.) — protein sequence MQNRNSTATSTLGKPFAAATTSRRPFLEIKDVTKVYPTKTGPFTVLDGVNLNVEQGEFICVIGHSGCGKSTLLNMVSGFNFPTSGQVLLEGEPITKPGPDRMVVFQNYALLPWRTAFENIYLAVNAVYPNKPQAEKRAIVRDHLAMVGLADAMEKKPMQMSGGMRQRVSIARALAIRPKVLILDEPFGALDAITKEELQEELLKIWGDNRCTVLMITHDIDEALFLADKLVMMTNGPHAKIGEVMEIPFSRPRDRARIMEDPQYYQLRNYALDFLFNRFAHDDVG from the coding sequence ATGCAAAACCGCAACTCAACAGCTACAAGCACACTAGGAAAACCATTCGCAGCTGCAACCACCAGCCGCAGACCTTTCCTAGAAATTAAAGACGTTACCAAAGTTTATCCCACAAAGACAGGCCCCTTCACCGTACTAGACGGCGTTAATCTCAACGTTGAACAGGGCGAGTTTATTTGCGTCATCGGTCACTCTGGCTGTGGCAAATCGACACTGTTAAATATGGTATCCGGTTTTAACTTTCCCACCTCCGGGCAAGTCTTACTCGAAGGAGAACCCATTACCAAACCAGGCCCAGACAGGATGGTTGTCTTCCAAAACTATGCCCTGCTACCTTGGCGGACTGCTTTTGAAAACATCTATTTAGCTGTTAACGCCGTTTATCCCAACAAACCACAAGCCGAAAAAAGAGCGATCGTGCGCGATCACTTAGCAATGGTGGGACTGGCTGATGCAATGGAAAAGAAACCAATGCAAATGTCCGGTGGGATGAGACAACGGGTTTCTATCGCCCGTGCTTTGGCGATTCGTCCGAAAGTTTTAATTTTAGATGAACCTTTTGGGGCGCTGGATGCAATTACCAAAGAAGAATTACAAGAAGAATTGCTGAAAATTTGGGGCGATAACCGTTGTACAGTGCTGATGATTACCCACGACATCGACGAAGCACTATTTTTAGCAGATAAATTGGTAATGATGACCAATGGCCCACACGCGAAAATTGGCGAAGTTATGGAAATTCCTTTTTCTCGTCCCCGCGATCGCGCCCGCATCATGGAAGATCCCCAATACTACCAACTACGCAATTATGCCTTAGATTTCCTCTTTAATCGCTTTGCACATGATGACGTAGGTTAA
- a CDS encoding nitrate ABC transporter ATP-binding protein (This model describes the ATP binding subunits of ATP-binding cassette (ABC) transporters for nitrate transport, or for bicarbonate transport, in bacteria and archaea.), with the protein MSMFVAVDQIEKVFELTGGGKYIALKGIDLQIKKGEFVSLIGHSGCGKSTLLNMIAGLDLPTEGLVTLEGQKITKPGPDRMVVFQNYSLLPWRTVRENIALAVDSVMKGLPAAERNAIIEKHINMVGLRPHADKQPGMLSGGQKQRVAIARALAIRPKLLLLDEPFGALDALTRGNLQEQLMQICEENQVTAVMVTHDVDEAVLLSDRIVMLTNGPESKIGDILEVDIPRPRKRMEVVEHPSYYSLRSEMIYFLNQQKRIKKIRARKTADVARHGLEKVNLEIGFLPLTACAPLAVAKEKGFFLKHGLDEVNLVRESSWRGIEDGISGGYLDAAQMPSGMPMWLTLGGHNNQPLPVVTALTMTRNGNAITLAKRFLDQGVQTLSDFKRYLLRTRDQRHTMGVVHAASMHNLLLRYWLAAGGIDPDSDVDMKTIPPAQMVADLKAGSIDGYCVGEPWNYRAAVENVGFTIATDLEVWLGHPGKVLGVREDWAENYPNTHIALTKALLEACHYCANPENTQEIRQILAGRDYVSTDLEYIQLEDPDSLTCDLDHPLRDYAHLQFYSDSAINRPSRTEQIWIMSQLARWGDTPFPRNWVEVVERVCRVRVFSTAARELGLDISYIRQPIQLFDGTPFNADDPIAYLNNLKIKRDFSVAEVVLDAPRRRLAS; encoded by the coding sequence ATAAGTATGTTCGTAGCTGTCGATCAAATTGAAAAAGTTTTTGAATTAACTGGTGGTGGCAAATATATCGCCCTCAAAGGAATCGACCTCCAAATTAAAAAAGGAGAATTCGTTTCTTTGATTGGTCACTCCGGTTGCGGTAAATCCACCCTATTAAATATGATTGCGGGTTTGGATTTGCCTACTGAGGGTCTTGTCACTCTTGAAGGACAAAAAATCACCAAACCTGGCCCAGATAGGATGGTGGTGTTCCAAAATTATTCCTTATTACCTTGGCGGACGGTAAGAGAAAATATTGCCCTCGCTGTGGACTCAGTAATGAAAGGTTTACCCGCAGCTGAACGCAACGCCATTATCGAAAAACATATAAATATGGTGGGTTTGCGTCCCCATGCTGACAAACAACCGGGGATGTTATCAGGTGGACAAAAACAGCGAGTTGCGATCGCCCGCGCCTTAGCGATTCGTCCCAAATTACTCTTGCTAGATGAACCCTTTGGTGCGTTGGATGCACTCACACGCGGCAATTTGCAAGAACAACTGATGCAAATTTGCGAAGAAAATCAAGTTACCGCCGTAATGGTGACACATGATGTCGATGAAGCCGTGCTGTTATCTGACAGAATTGTGATGTTAACCAACGGCCCCGAATCTAAAATTGGTGACATTTTAGAAGTGGATATTCCCAGACCCCGCAAGCGGATGGAAGTGGTAGAACATCCCAGCTACTACAGCTTGCGGAGTGAGATGATTTACTTCCTCAATCAGCAAAAACGAATCAAAAAAATTCGGGCGCGGAAAACTGCCGACGTTGCCCGTCATGGATTAGAAAAAGTTAACCTAGAAATTGGCTTTTTACCTCTGACAGCTTGCGCCCCTTTAGCAGTTGCTAAAGAAAAAGGCTTCTTTCTCAAACATGGTTTAGATGAAGTTAACCTGGTGCGGGAAAGTAGCTGGCGGGGTATAGAAGATGGCATAAGTGGTGGTTACTTAGATGCGGCTCAAATGCCTTCAGGGATGCCGATGTGGTTAACTTTGGGAGGACATAATAACCAACCTCTGCCCGTTGTCACCGCCCTTACCATGACTCGCAACGGTAACGCCATCACCTTGGCAAAACGCTTTCTCGACCAAGGTGTACAAACCTTATCAGACTTCAAAAGATACCTGCTTCGCACCCGTGACCAACGGCACACAATGGGAGTAGTACACGCCGCATCGATGCACAACTTGTTGCTGCGTTACTGGCTAGCGGCTGGTGGAATTGACCCCGATAGCGATGTGGATATGAAGACCATTCCCCCAGCGCAGATGGTAGCCGACCTCAAAGCTGGAAGCATTGATGGTTACTGCGTAGGCGAACCTTGGAACTACCGCGCTGCTGTGGAAAATGTTGGCTTTACCATCGCTACCGATTTAGAAGTTTGGCTGGGACACCCCGGTAAAGTTCTTGGTGTGCGGGAAGATTGGGCAGAAAATTATCCAAATACGCATATCGCCTTGACTAAAGCATTGTTAGAAGCTTGCCATTATTGTGCAAATCCCGAAAATACCCAAGAAATTCGGCAAATTTTAGCAGGGCGAGATTATGTCAGCACTGATTTAGAATACATTCAACTCGAAGATCCAGATAGTCTCACCTGTGACTTAGACCATCCATTGCGAGACTATGCCCATCTCCAGTTCTATTCCGATTCTGCCATCAACCGTCCTAGTCGCACCGAACAAATTTGGATTATGAGTCAATTGGCGCGTTGGGGTGATACTCCTTTCCCCAGAAATTGGGTAGAAGTTGTTGAACGGGTGTGTCGAGTGCGTGTTTTCAGCACCGCCGCACGAGAATTAGGTTTGGATATTAGCTATATTCGCCAACCGATTCAACTGTTCGATGGTACTCCCTTTAACGCCGATGATCCGATCGCTTATCTCAACAACTTGAAAATTAAACGTGATTTTTCAGTCGCGGAAGTTGTTCTTGATGCACCGAGAAGGAGACTCGCGTCATAA
- the ntrB gene encoding nitrate ABC transporter permease encodes MTIAQKRPANPRLSNGFISSLKKQFPDLIPPAIAIAIFLTIWQLFSWTPGATLPGPIQVVQDTWILIFWPFYDRGGLDKGLFWQILASLQRVAISYTLAAIVGIGLGILIGVNRTMSKALDPIFQLLRTVPPLAWVPISLAALRQNEPAALFVIFITAIWPILINTAVGVTQIPQDYNNVAKVLQLSRKEYFTNILIPAALPYIFTGLRIAIGLAWLAIIAAEIVMSGIVGIGFFIWDAYQNNNVSEVILALVYIGVVGLLLDKAMGWLQNKILPAEQK; translated from the coding sequence ATGACAATAGCCCAAAAACGCCCTGCAAATCCTAGATTGAGTAATGGCTTTATATCCAGCCTGAAAAAGCAATTTCCTGACCTGATACCACCAGCGATCGCGATCGCAATTTTCCTGACTATTTGGCAACTCTTCTCTTGGACTCCGGGCGCTACATTACCAGGGCCAATACAAGTTGTTCAAGATACTTGGATTCTCATTTTCTGGCCATTTTATGACCGGGGTGGACTTGATAAAGGTTTATTTTGGCAGATTCTCGCCAGTCTGCAACGGGTTGCGATCAGTTATACCCTAGCTGCGATCGTTGGTATTGGCTTGGGCATTTTGATTGGGGTTAATAGAACCATGTCCAAAGCATTAGACCCCATCTTTCAACTACTGCGGACTGTACCACCTCTAGCTTGGGTTCCAATTTCTTTAGCAGCTTTACGACAAAACGAACCCGCAGCATTATTCGTAATTTTCATTACCGCCATTTGGCCCATCTTAATTAACACTGCTGTAGGCGTAACCCAAATTCCCCAAGATTACAACAACGTCGCCAAAGTTCTGCAACTTAGCCGCAAAGAATATTTCACTAACATTTTGATTCCTGCGGCATTACCCTACATCTTTACCGGATTGAGAATTGCGATCGGTTTAGCATGGTTAGCGATTATCGCCGCCGAAATCGTCATGTCCGGTATTGTCGGCATCGGCTTTTTCATCTGGGATGCCTATCAAAATAACAACGTCAGCGAAGTAATTTTAGCTCTAGTTTACATCGGTGTTGTTGGTTTACTCCTAGATAAAGCGATGGGTTGGCTGCAAAACAAGATTTTACCAGCAGAGCAAAAATAG
- the rppA gene encoding two-component system response regulator RppA produces MRILLVEDDFEQLEPLQGILSEAGYIVDAAEDGEIAQWLISQKHYDLLILDWMLPTISGLSLCRQYRLSGKTAPVLILTAKDTTPDKVMGLDAGADDYLVKPADLVELLARVRALGRRVPNWQGDSLRVADLQLDLAELNVERSHVKVELSPREAKLLEYLMRHPNQVLNRNQIEEALWEWGMEPESNALTVLVRKLRQRLQVLGAADWIKTVYGMGYRLNPQ; encoded by the coding sequence ATGCGGATATTATTAGTAGAAGATGATTTTGAACAATTAGAACCATTACAAGGTATTCTATCGGAAGCTGGATATATTGTAGATGCTGCGGAAGATGGGGAAATTGCACAGTGGCTGATATCCCAAAAACATTACGATCTATTAATTTTAGACTGGATGTTACCGACAATTAGCGGTTTAAGTCTGTGTCGCCAGTATCGTCTCTCTGGTAAAACTGCACCGGTGTTGATATTGACAGCTAAAGACACCACACCTGATAAAGTTATGGGTTTAGATGCGGGAGCAGATGATTATTTAGTCAAACCCGCAGACTTAGTGGAACTCTTGGCGCGGGTGCGTGCTTTGGGGCGGAGAGTCCCCAATTGGCAGGGAGATAGTCTACGGGTAGCAGATTTGCAATTGGATTTAGCTGAATTAAATGTAGAACGAAGTCACGTAAAAGTCGAATTATCTCCTCGTGAAGCAAAATTATTAGAATACCTGATGCGTCATCCTAATCAGGTTTTAAATCGCAACCAGATTGAAGAGGCATTGTGGGAGTGGGGTATGGAACCGGAAAGCAATGCTTTAACTGTCCTAGTACGCAAGTTGCGACAGCGCTTGCAAGTATTGGGTGCAGCAGACTGGATTAAAACAGTTTACGGTATGGGCTATCGCTTAAATCCCCAATAA